In the Kaistella sp. 97-N-M2 genome, one interval contains:
- the serS gene encoding serine--tRNA ligase, which produces MLQVQFLRENTERVLEGLGKRGFKQIDLVDKAISSDDDRKKYQFELDSNLAEMNKISKEIGVLMKEGKREEAEAAKSKTADYKEKSQELQQKLKESEAQLLEILYLLPNIPYEKVKAGTTAEENEIIYQSHDVAGLGEGAIPHWELAKKYNLIDFELGVKIAGAGFPVYFGKGARLQRALVQYFLDKNVDAGYLEVNPPHVVNEASGYGTGQLPDKEGQMYYINEDKLFLIPTAEVPVTNLYRDVLLDEKDLPLKNTAFSQCYRREAGSYGAHVRGLNRLHQFEKVEIVRLEKPENSYAALEGMVEHVKSILVDLGLPFRVLRLCGGDTGFAAAMTYDFEVWSAAQEKWLEVSSVSNFETFQATRLKCRFKSEGKTQLVHTLNGSAMALPRIMAALLENNQTAEGIKIPAKIAEYAKFDLIS; this is translated from the coding sequence ATGTTACAGGTTCAATTTTTACGCGAAAATACAGAGCGCGTTTTAGAAGGTTTAGGAAAAAGAGGTTTCAAACAGATAGATTTGGTTGATAAAGCCATTTCCTCTGATGATGACCGGAAAAAATATCAGTTTGAACTTGATTCGAATTTGGCGGAAATGAACAAAATATCCAAAGAAATTGGAGTTTTGATGAAAGAAGGTAAAAGAGAGGAAGCCGAAGCCGCAAAATCCAAAACCGCCGACTACAAAGAAAAATCCCAGGAGCTTCAGCAAAAACTGAAAGAATCTGAAGCGCAGCTTTTGGAAATCCTTTATCTCCTGCCGAATATTCCGTACGAAAAGGTGAAAGCCGGGACTACCGCCGAGGAAAACGAAATTATTTACCAGTCTCATGATGTGGCAGGTTTGGGCGAAGGTGCAATTCCACATTGGGAACTGGCAAAAAAATATAATCTGATCGATTTTGAACTCGGCGTTAAAATAGCAGGCGCGGGCTTTCCCGTGTATTTCGGTAAGGGTGCGAGATTGCAGCGAGCTTTAGTTCAGTATTTTCTGGATAAAAATGTCGACGCCGGCTATCTGGAAGTTAATCCGCCGCATGTAGTGAATGAAGCTTCCGGCTACGGAACCGGTCAGTTGCCCGATAAAGAGGGACAAATGTATTACATTAATGAAGATAAATTATTTCTGATTCCAACCGCCGAAGTTCCCGTAACAAATTTGTACCGTGATGTTTTGTTGGACGAGAAAGATCTGCCCCTTAAAAACACCGCTTTTTCACAGTGCTATCGCCGCGAGGCCGGAAGCTACGGCGCTCATGTTCGTGGTTTAAACAGATTGCATCAATTTGAAAAGGTAGAAATCGTGCGTCTCGAAAAACCCGAAAACTCCTACGCCGCTTTGGAAGGCATGGTGGAACATGTAAAATCGATTTTGGTTGATCTCGGACTTCCGTTCCGGGTCTTGCGTCTATGTGGTGGCGATACAGGATTTGCGGCCGCGATGACGTATGATTTCGAGGTCTGGAGTGCCGCGCAGGAAAAGTGGCTGGAAGTTTCTTCCGTTTCGAATTTCGAAACCTTTCAGGCAACCCGTTTGAAATGCAGGTTTAAAAGTGAAGGCAAAACCCAACTGGTTCATACCTTAAATGGTTCTGCGATGGCTTTACCGCGGATTATGGCCGCACTTTTGGAAAATAATCAAACCGCGGAGGGAATTAAAATTCCGGCGAAAATCGCAGAATATGCAAAGTTTGATTTAATCAGTTAG
- a CDS encoding asparagine synthase-related protein: MKKGFSIIVSAQHTKIQSFLSNEYDDFYLQSDRFDFLFEGVLLNKSKLLKEYALKDFETLFRELYTLKKEGLIRLFEGEFRGFIWDKIQNKLFVFTNITSTQRVFYGKFEDQIFIDTSLIRLNNIVKERKIKTQPDLESLYQLLCFTNLPEDKTPIQKIRKLLDGHYLEIKPASMELAEKTYFTLSDTEFFKGGKHAAIDRVHEIFSDSVLMEYKKDTELGTDHLALLSGGLDSRVALMYALKNDIRPGNALCFSQSDYYDHTISAKIAEDHQLHYEFIPLDGGKFLKQIDELTEISEGMVLYTGGIHVQHAVANMRYENFALFHSGQIGDGVLGGFNTEPRRKKPNYFKIVESPAFLPKVQNSLNEILQKYETEELFLLRNVAYNRTVLGAHVLQQKRYQTSPFMTKDFLQLAISLPEEWKFNHRFYIEWINKHCKEATNYRWERTLMKPNAPWKTNFGDQVLKRSFKILNERVLKTPQKSSMYPYQFYFDRDVEIQNCYQKYFGENIYRLENYPELSKDVSALFQTDSFSLKSKAINILSIFKLYF, from the coding sequence ATGAAAAAGGGGTTTTCCATCATCGTTTCCGCGCAGCACACCAAAATACAATCGTTCCTCTCGAATGAATACGATGATTTCTATTTGCAGTCGGACCGGTTCGATTTTCTGTTCGAAGGCGTTTTACTCAATAAATCAAAATTATTAAAAGAATATGCTTTAAAAGATTTTGAAACGTTGTTTCGTGAACTTTATACTTTAAAAAAAGAAGGCCTCATCAGGCTTTTCGAAGGCGAATTCCGCGGGTTTATCTGGGATAAAATTCAAAATAAATTATTTGTTTTTACCAATATTACGTCGACGCAAAGAGTGTTTTACGGCAAATTTGAGGATCAGATTTTTATCGACACGAGTTTAATTCGGTTGAATAATATTGTAAAGGAAAGGAAAATTAAAACGCAGCCGGATCTTGAGTCGCTGTACCAGCTTTTATGTTTTACCAATCTGCCGGAAGATAAAACACCTATCCAAAAAATTCGCAAACTTCTCGACGGGCATTATTTGGAAATTAAACCTGCATCAATGGAACTGGCGGAAAAAACCTATTTCACCCTTTCTGACACCGAATTTTTTAAAGGCGGTAAACATGCGGCGATTGACCGTGTTCATGAGATTTTTTCGGATTCTGTTTTAATGGAGTACAAAAAAGATACGGAACTGGGCACGGATCATCTCGCCCTTCTAAGTGGCGGTCTCGACAGTCGTGTTGCCCTGATGTATGCGCTTAAAAACGATATCAGACCGGGCAATGCCCTGTGTTTTTCGCAGTCCGACTATTACGATCATACCATTTCCGCAAAAATCGCGGAAGATCATCAGCTTCATTATGAGTTTATTCCTCTGGATGGTGGAAAATTTTTGAAGCAAATCGATGAACTCACGGAAATTTCGGAGGGAATGGTTTTGTACACGGGCGGAATTCATGTTCAGCACGCCGTTGCAAATATGAGGTATGAAAATTTCGCTCTTTTTCACAGCGGACAGATTGGCGACGGTGTTTTGGGCGGTTTTAATACAGAACCGCGCCGAAAAAAACCGAATTATTTTAAAATTGTAGAAAGTCCTGCCTTTTTACCAAAAGTTCAAAATTCTTTAAATGAAATTTTGCAGAAATATGAGACCGAAGAACTTTTTCTACTCCGAAATGTGGCGTACAACCGAACGGTTTTAGGCGCGCACGTATTGCAGCAAAAGCGCTATCAAACGTCGCCTTTTATGACGAAGGATTTTTTGCAACTGGCCATTTCCCTGCCCGAAGAATGGAAATTCAACCACCGCTTTTATATTGAATGGATTAATAAGCACTGTAAAGAAGCGACCAATTACCGCTGGGAAAGAACTTTGATGAAACCCAACGCGCCGTGGAAAACCAATTTTGGCGATCAGGTTCTGAAACGCAGCTTTAAAATTTTAAATGAACGAGTTCTGAAAACGCCACAGAAATCCAGCATGTATCCATATCAGTTTTATTTTGACCGGGATGTCGAAATTCAAAACTGCTATCAAAAATATTTCGGGGAAAATATTTATCGTCTTGAAAACTATCCGGAGCTTTCAAAGGATGTTTCTGCGCTTTTTCAAACGGATAGTTTCTCCTTGAAATCGAAAGCAATCAACATTTTATCAATCTTTAAACTTTATTTTTAA
- a CDS encoding sulfite exporter TauE/SafE family protein encodes MEITLIFSALALGFASGFHCIGMCGPIALSLGLTKKQATNYYLQNLTYQFGRIATYSFLGAVLGIVGKGFEMAGFQQYLTVGVGILLILMAVFSFGGKDFASKIPFLSQFLLKVKMNLGRLLQKADYRSRFSTGILNGFLPCGMVYMALTASLASGGIWQSAVFMSLFGLGTLPFMFAVVLLGNLMTTAFRIKILKFVPVMMIILGGLFILRGLEIGIPYISPKKEALQVHHNDSKEHQNGNHATCH; translated from the coding sequence ATGGAAATAACACTCATTTTTTCAGCCCTGGCTTTAGGATTTGCATCCGGATTTCACTGCATCGGGATGTGCGGCCCCATTGCGCTCTCTTTGGGTTTAACCAAAAAGCAGGCAACCAACTATTATCTTCAGAATTTAACCTACCAATTCGGTCGGATTGCAACCTACTCTTTTTTAGGTGCGGTTTTGGGCATCGTGGGCAAAGGTTTCGAAATGGCTGGTTTTCAACAGTATTTAACGGTTGGTGTCGGGATTCTTTTAATATTAATGGCGGTTTTTTCCTTTGGTGGCAAAGATTTCGCGTCTAAAATTCCGTTCTTATCTCAATTTTTACTGAAGGTTAAAATGAATTTGGGCCGGCTCTTACAAAAAGCCGATTACCGGTCCCGCTTCAGTACCGGAATTTTAAACGGATTTTTGCCCTGCGGAATGGTTTACATGGCTTTAACCGCAAGTTTAGCGTCGGGCGGCATTTGGCAAAGCGCCGTTTTCATGTCGTTATTTGGTTTGGGAACACTGCCCTTCATGTTTGCCGTGGTGCTTTTAGGAAACTTAATGACCACCGCTTTCCGCATTAAAATTTTAAAATTCGTGCCTGTTATGATGATCATTTTAGGAGGCCTTTTTATTCTTCGCGGCTTGGAGATCGGTATTCCTTACATCTCCCCGAAAAAAGAAGCTTTACAGGTTCATCATAACGATTCCAAAGAACATCAGAACGGCAATCATGCAACCTGCCATTAA
- a CDS encoding FixH family protein, which translates to MFKKFTWGHGIALALGSFIAFILFMILIFPNGQQGAELVTDHYYSEELQYQDVIDAKKNADLLPEKPAFAQRAQGITITFPKSIHPDQSKIDFDMFRTNDANLDVKKSMGLDGKSSFEIPAKVLAAGSYTLKLKWKANKKPYQLDYDVQWK; encoded by the coding sequence ATGTTCAAAAAATTTACATGGGGACACGGGATTGCTCTGGCACTCGGTTCTTTCATCGCCTTCATCTTATTCATGATTTTAATTTTCCCGAATGGGCAGCAAGGTGCTGAACTCGTTACAGATCATTATTACAGTGAAGAACTGCAATATCAGGACGTGATCGATGCAAAAAAGAATGCAGATTTACTTCCGGAAAAACCCGCTTTTGCACAACGCGCGCAGGGAATTACCATTACCTTCCCGAAGAGCATTCATCCGGATCAGTCGAAGATCGATTTCGATATGTTCCGAACCAATGATGCGAACCTCGACGTTAAAAAATCCATGGGTCTGGACGGTAAAAGTTCTTTTGAAATCCCGGCCAAGGTACTTGCCGCTGGTTCTTACACTTTAAAATTAAAATGGAAAGCCAATAAAAAACCGTATCAGCTCGATTACGACGTGCAATGGAAATAA
- a CDS encoding glycosyltransferase yields MNSYKKGFSYMQKPDLVHANIMQKPMIFAVYLKMKFHIPFIVSEHWSGFLNINKNKLPKFHLFVAKFIAKHAAFVLPVSHYLLNDLKRLGLNSRFQVIENVVDTNLFQAKSERPEKFVFLHISNLVPLKNPQKIIMAALRLRKEFPDFELHIGGDGDVESLEKLIHRRNAENFIKTFSTLPLPKVAQKMRNSNCFILFSDYENFPCVLLESLASGTPAIATKVGGIPEIIGFNNGILISNSDEELFAAMKKVLQNKISFEAPEQLHQFVEDRYSMQIIAKKFDQIYRQILSR; encoded by the coding sequence ATGAATTCCTACAAAAAAGGCTTTTCATACATGCAGAAGCCAGATTTGGTTCATGCCAATATCATGCAGAAACCCATGATTTTTGCGGTTTATCTGAAGATGAAATTTCACATTCCGTTTATCGTCAGCGAGCACTGGTCGGGATTTTTAAATATCAATAAAAATAAACTTCCCAAATTCCACCTTTTTGTAGCGAAATTTATTGCGAAACATGCTGCGTTCGTTTTGCCCGTAAGTCATTATCTTTTAAATGATTTAAAGCGATTAGGACTTAACAGCAGGTTTCAGGTCATTGAGAATGTGGTGGATACCAATTTATTTCAGGCTAAATCGGAAAGACCTGAAAAGTTTGTGTTTTTGCATATTTCCAATCTTGTCCCGCTTAAAAATCCGCAGAAAATTATAATGGCTGCCTTGCGTCTCCGCAAAGAATTTCCGGATTTCGAGCTGCATATTGGTGGTGATGGTGACGTTGAAAGTTTAGAAAAGCTCATTCATCGGAGGAACGCCGAAAACTTCATCAAAACTTTTTCGACGCTTCCACTGCCTAAAGTTGCGCAGAAAATGCGAAACAGCAATTGTTTTATTCTGTTCAGCGATTACGAAAATTTTCCCTGCGTTTTATTGGAATCTCTTGCGAGCGGAACCCCCGCGATTGCCACGAAGGTGGGTGGAATTCCGGAAATAATCGGTTTTAACAACGGGATATTAATTTCCAATTCCGATGAAGAATTATTTGCAGCGATGAAGAAGGTTCTTCAAAATAAAATTTCTTTTGAAGCGCCGGAGCAATTACATCAATTTGTTGAAGACCGTTACTCTATGCAGATTATCGCCAAAAAATTTGATCAGATTTATAGGCAGATTTTAAGTCGATAG
- a CDS encoding polysaccharide biosynthesis C-terminal domain-containing protein, which yields MSFFYVSKYEDIFYIFLFFTIRLVGFYFLNHIQSEYRIFGNNSGFAKITNVVNISGVLLLLMLSYFFGLKGYLIAIAFTPFLALFWFKKEHYSSVGEHFRFSKKEIWSYGLHASGTALLSDTLFSADVLLLSFLMNESAVANYKVAILIPANITFLALTFMQSDFPLLAKNYKNKIFLKNYIANYYKVFIPVVLLIFAVGLLLKKEILHVFFSEKYAGNSLPFLILLGGFCLNMLFRNLYGNLLSAVGKMKLNTLVSFLTLLLLPGFAFSLVPKFGIKGMALSLSLSMFLGGALLMYAFYRYVKDLK from the coding sequence GTGAGTTTTTTTTATGTTTCGAAGTATGAAGACATTTTTTATATTTTTCTTTTCTTCACGATTCGGCTGGTCGGTTTCTATTTTTTGAATCATATTCAGTCCGAATACCGAATATTTGGTAACAACAGCGGTTTTGCGAAAATAACAAACGTCGTGAACATTTCCGGGGTATTGCTTCTGTTGATGCTGTCGTACTTTTTTGGCCTCAAAGGCTATTTAATCGCGATCGCTTTTACGCCTTTTCTCGCTTTGTTTTGGTTCAAAAAAGAACATTACAGTTCGGTTGGTGAGCATTTTAGATTTAGCAAAAAAGAAATCTGGAGTTACGGCCTGCACGCCTCGGGCACCGCTTTACTTTCGGACACGCTTTTTTCCGCCGACGTTTTACTCCTGAGTTTTTTGATGAATGAAAGTGCGGTAGCGAATTACAAAGTCGCCATTTTAATTCCCGCGAATATCACCTTTCTGGCCCTGACCTTCATGCAGAGCGATTTTCCGCTGCTGGCTAAAAATTATAAAAACAAAATATTTTTAAAAAACTACATCGCCAATTATTACAAAGTTTTTATTCCTGTGGTTTTATTGATATTTGCAGTGGGTCTGCTCCTAAAAAAGGAGATTCTTCATGTTTTTTTTAGTGAAAAATATGCCGGCAATTCTTTGCCCTTCCTTATTTTACTGGGTGGTTTCTGCCTTAATATGCTTTTTCGGAATTTGTATGGAAACCTGCTCTCGGCCGTGGGCAAAATGAAATTGAATACCTTGGTTTCTTTTCTAACCCTTTTACTGCTGCCGGGTTTTGCCTTTTCCCTCGTTCCCAAATTTGGAATCAAAGGCATGGCTCTGAGTTTAAGTTTAAGCATGTTTCTCGGTGGAGCGCTCTTGATGTATGCTTTTTACCGCTATGTTAAAGATTTAAAATAA